Proteins from one Hyperolius riggenbachi isolate aHypRig1 chromosome 4, aHypRig1.pri, whole genome shotgun sequence genomic window:
- the LOC137571097 gene encoding vomeronasal type-2 receptor 26-like: protein AGYYSQRGGASQIQIDDSAVLWNPAFTQTPPSSVCSVSCLPGYHRNPKEGFNRCCYDCAPCPEGEITNATDMERCLKCPEYSWSNERRDTCVPRTIVFLSYGDTLGSCFVLAALFLCFLTCVVVGLFAKHKETAVVKANNRNVSMVLLLSLILSFLCPLLFIGLPTKESCLLRQVAMGVLCTISVSSVFSKTVTVVLAFRATRPGWTLRRCLGRHFSVSLLMVCSSGEVMICIFWLTISPPYLEYNTKVEIGKMIFQCNEASVTAFYAVIGYMGCLAVLSFIVAYLARKLPDAFNEAQYITFGMLVFCSVWISFIPAYLSTKGKYMVAVEVFSILASSAGLLGCIFIPKCYIILLRPELNIKSNLMTQEQVKQTLK, encoded by the exons ACTCCGCCCAgctctgtgtgcagtgtgagcTGCCTCCCGGGATATCACAGAAATCCTAAGGAAGGATTCAACAGGTGCTGCTATGACTGTGCCCCGTGCCCAGAAGGAGAGATCACTAACGCCACTG ATATGGAGAGATGCTTGAAGTGCCCGGAGTACAGCTGGTCTAATGAGAGAAGAGACACGTGTGTTCCAAGGACTATTGTGTTCCTATCTTATGGAGATACACTTGGATCGTGTTTTGTTCTTGCTGCACTTTTTCTATGTTTCTTGACTTGTGTTGTGGTTGGTCTGTTTGCCAAACACAAAGAGACAGCTGTTGTAAAAGCCAATAATCGAAATGTCAGTATGGTCCTTCTCCTCTCACTGATCTTGTCCTTCTTGTGTCCTCTGCTGTTCATTGGACTTCCCACCAAGGAGTCTTGTCTTTTACGACAAGTGGCTATGGGGGTTCTTTGTACCATTTCAGTGTCTTCGGTTTTCTCTAAAACAGTCACTGTTGTCTTGGCTTTTAGAGCTACCAGACCAGGCTGGACACTAAGGAGATGCCTGGGTAGACATTTTTCTGTATCTCTTCTGATGGTGTGTTCTTCTGGGGAGGTTATGATCTGCATCTTCTGGTTGACCATCTCTCCACCGTATCTGGAATATAACACCAAGGTAGAAATTGGAAAGATGATATTTCAGTGTAACGAGGCCTCTGTTACTGCTTTCTATGCTGTGATCGGCTACATGGGATGTTTAGCTGTGTTGAGCTTTATTGTAGCATATTTGGCCAGGAAACTTCCGGACGCCTTCAATGAAGCTCAGTACATCACCTTCGGCATGCTGGTCTTCTGCAGTGTTTGGATCTCCTTCATCCCAGCCTACCTCAGCACCAAAGGGAAGTACATGGTGGCTGTGGAGGTCTTCTCCATCTTGGCCTCCAGTGCTGGACTCCTGGGCTGCATCTTCATCCCCAAATGTTACATCATTCTCCTGAGACCAGAACTGAACATTAAGTCTAATTTGATGACGCAAGAACAGGTGAAGCAAACtctaaagtaa